One region of Elstera cyanobacteriorum genomic DNA includes:
- a CDS encoding DUF423 domain-containing protein, whose product MARFGLRSGLLALAGGLGATAVMAAAAAAHGPLASDLAATASHFQLFHALALALAALAPLPAWGHKAAACLFPIGTVCFAGGLYSLAWLEVSWGLIVPLGGALLILAWLAFAAAGLLSRFS is encoded by the coding sequence ATGGCCCGGTTTGGGCTTCGGTCGGGGCTGCTGGCGCTTGCCGGTGGTCTCGGCGCGACGGCGGTGATGGCCGCCGCTGCGGCGGCGCATGGGCCGCTCGCTTCTGATCTGGCGGCGACCGCCAGTCACTTCCAGCTTTTTCATGCCCTCGCTTTGGCCCTTGCGGCGCTCGCGCCGCTGCCAGCCTGGGGGCATAAAGCGGCAGCCTGCCTCTTTCCCATCGGAACGGTTTGTTTTGCTGGGGGACTCTATAGCCTAGCGTGGCTCGAGGTCAGTTGGGGGCTAATCGTGCCGCTTGGCGGCGCGTTGCTCATCCTTGCTTGGCTGGCCTTTGCCGCTGCGGGATTATTGAGCCGCTTTTCCTAA
- a CDS encoding putative bifunctional diguanylate cyclase/phosphodiesterase yields MAVLADIGARPVRSQADLDACLNDVLLTASEMLQISRCSLWQFAPDGSGIECMAYVDDPGVPNIVGVSINAASHPGYFSELRTNRLFISDNTQTDDRLASLRPYLAEAWIGAMLDAPVVIGGQSWGVLCCEHRGGPRQWLVEEQSFVANLADCVAIAITNLQRAQAEERLGQAEGRLRSLLSSQEKQTAAVTVDPLTRLPNRDALRLRLEELAANRSGYAIICIDCDDLAKVNDSLGHAAGDTALSVLAQRLEQKANRFGMLARLRSDEFALLVPGVHTPGDLEAIAEVLLTEVRTPVNIAGHTLTQSISLGIALPERLEDDADEVIRNAATAMRRAKEQGGGTFAHFDPTMRHQAVARLRLEADLVTALRRDELQLFYQPIMALGERRLMGFEGLVRWIHPKEGVIPPSQFIEQAEESSLILDIGAHLFNQACAQAARWRRLLGDGAPTISVNLSARQFADPALIRLIDSAMASHKVPGKALKLEVTETSILAHADLVLNQIHAIRERGLAVVIDDFGTGYSSFSHLLQFPIDGLKIDRRFVAQIGQDRRSTAIVDAMITLARSLELNLVAEGIETPEVANYLTAHGCWGGQGYLFDRPLSAEAAMQRLELALPEPEPLGKAAQ; encoded by the coding sequence ATGGCGGTGCTCGCCGATATCGGGGCACGGCCCGTGCGCTCGCAGGCTGATCTCGACGCCTGTTTGAACGATGTTCTTCTCACGGCCAGCGAGATGCTGCAAATCTCCCGATGCAGCCTGTGGCAATTCGCCCCGGACGGGTCGGGGATCGAATGTATGGCCTATGTCGATGATCCGGGGGTGCCGAATATCGTCGGGGTTAGCATCAACGCGGCATCCCATCCCGGTTATTTTTCTGAGCTGCGGACCAACCGCCTGTTCATCAGCGACAATACCCAGACCGATGATCGGCTCGCGTCCCTGCGCCCTTATCTGGCCGAAGCCTGGATTGGCGCCATGCTGGATGCCCCCGTGGTCATCGGCGGACAAAGCTGGGGGGTCCTGTGCTGCGAACATCGCGGCGGCCCCCGCCAGTGGCTGGTGGAGGAGCAGAGCTTCGTCGCCAATCTCGCCGATTGCGTCGCCATCGCCATTACTAATTTGCAGCGCGCCCAGGCGGAAGAACGCTTGGGCCAAGCGGAAGGCCGGTTGCGCTCTCTGCTCTCCAGCCAAGAAAAGCAGACGGCGGCGGTTACGGTCGATCCCCTCACCCGCCTGCCGAACCGCGACGCGCTGCGCCTGCGCTTGGAAGAGCTGGCTGCCAATCGGTCCGGTTATGCGATCATCTGCATCGATTGCGACGATCTCGCCAAGGTCAACGATAGCCTCGGCCATGCGGCGGGCGATACCGCGCTATCGGTACTGGCGCAGCGCTTGGAGCAAAAGGCCAACCGCTTCGGTATGCTCGCGCGGTTGCGCTCCGATGAATTCGCCCTGCTGGTGCCGGGTGTCCACACCCCGGGCGATCTCGAAGCGATTGCCGAAGTGCTGCTGACCGAGGTGCGCACCCCGGTCAATATCGCCGGACATACGCTCACCCAATCAATCAGCCTTGGCATCGCGCTACCCGAGCGGCTGGAAGACGATGCCGACGAGGTGATCCGCAATGCCGCCACCGCCATGCGCCGGGCCAAGGAACAGGGCGGCGGCACGTTTGCGCATTTCGACCCGACGATGCGCCATCAGGCCGTGGCGCGGCTGCGGCTAGAAGCCGATTTGGTCACGGCCCTGCGCCGCGACGAGCTTCAGCTTTTTTATCAGCCGATCATGGCGCTGGGCGAACGCCGTCTGATGGGGTTCGAAGGGCTGGTGCGCTGGATACATCCTAAAGAAGGCGTTATCCCGCCGTCGCAGTTTATCGAGCAGGCGGAAGAATCGAGTCTTATCCTCGATATTGGCGCGCATCTATTCAATCAGGCCTGCGCGCAAGCCGCGCGCTGGCGGCGGCTGTTGGGCGACGGTGCCCCAACGATCAGCGTCAATCTTTCCGCCCGCCAATTCGCCGATCCGGCCTTGATCCGTCTGATCGATTCGGCGATGGCGTCCCATAAGGTTCCCGGCAAAGCCTTGAAGCTAGAGGTGACCGAAACCTCCATCCTCGCCCATGCCGATCTGGTGCTTAACCAAATCCACGCGATCCGCGAGCGGGGGCTGGCCGTGGTGATCGATGATTTCGGCACCGGCTATTCCAGCTTTAGCCACCTGCTGCAATTCCCCATCGACGGGCTGAAAATCGACCGGCGCTTCGTCGCGCAAATCGGCCAAGACCGGCGCTCGACCGCCATCGTCGATGCGATGATCACGCTGGCGCGGTCGCTGGAACTTAATTTGGTCGCCGAAGGGATCGAAACGCCCGAGGTCGCCAATTATCTGACGGCGCACGGCTGTTGGGGCGGGCAAGGCTATTTGTTCGACCGGCCGCTTTCGGCCGAAGCCGCAATGCAGCGCCTGGAATTGGCGCTGCCAGAGCCGGAACCTTTAGGAAAAGCGGCTCAATAA